Proteins found in one Bremerella volcania genomic segment:
- a CDS encoding outer membrane protein assembly factor BamB family protein yields the protein MQRLILTFFVASFGFSASLMANDWPQWQGYHRDAISQETGLMKTWPSGGPELAWRVTGLGGGDSTPSIADGRIFGMSNRGEDEVVWALSEKNGEQLWVTKLGPAYQQDMPQSKEGPGCTPTVDGKLLFVMGMAGNVACLSVEDGTLVWQRDLKEDFGGTIPRWSYRESPLIDGEKMIVTPGGNKATIVALDKRTGKTLWQSKTQQEEAQPMKEEPREEPPRGGERGRGRRGFSRGGPRPDAAYASAIAIDFGGQRQYVQLTAKALVSVAADDGQLLWKYDRPANAMGINCSTPIYHDGLVFAASAYGNGGGAVQLNKTDDGTIEAEEVYFTSNMQNHHGGMIVVDGCLYGANGGNGGGFLACLDYQTGEVLWRERSAQKGALAMADGLLYLRTEDGTVLLIEPNQEEYVEKGRFEQPDRTDSPAWAHPVIANGKLYIRDHDLLLCYDVAEK from the coding sequence ATGCAGCGGCTTATCCTTACCTTTTTCGTGGCCAGCTTTGGCTTTTCGGCTTCGCTTATGGCCAACGATTGGCCGCAGTGGCAGGGATACCATCGGGATGCCATCTCCCAGGAGACCGGCCTGATGAAAACCTGGCCCAGCGGTGGCCCTGAACTCGCCTGGAGAGTCACCGGCCTCGGGGGCGGAGACAGCACTCCATCGATCGCCGACGGACGCATCTTCGGGATGAGCAATCGTGGCGAGGACGAAGTGGTGTGGGCACTTTCCGAAAAAAATGGCGAGCAGCTCTGGGTAACCAAGCTGGGCCCTGCTTACCAGCAGGATATGCCCCAGTCGAAGGAAGGTCCCGGCTGCACGCCGACCGTCGATGGCAAGCTTCTGTTCGTCATGGGAATGGCCGGTAATGTGGCCTGCTTGAGTGTCGAAGACGGGACGCTCGTCTGGCAGCGTGACCTGAAGGAGGATTTCGGGGGCACCATTCCACGTTGGAGCTACCGCGAGTCACCACTGATCGACGGCGAAAAGATGATCGTTACGCCTGGCGGCAACAAAGCCACGATCGTCGCTCTCGACAAGCGAACCGGCAAGACGCTTTGGCAATCGAAGACGCAGCAGGAGGAAGCCCAGCCGATGAAGGAAGAGCCACGCGAGGAACCACCACGTGGCGGGGAACGTGGCCGAGGGCGACGTGGCTTTAGCCGAGGTGGACCTCGACCGGACGCGGCCTATGCTTCGGCGATTGCGATCGATTTCGGCGGCCAGCGGCAGTATGTGCAGTTGACGGCCAAGGCTTTGGTGAGCGTGGCTGCCGACGACGGCCAGCTTCTTTGGAAGTACGACCGTCCGGCCAATGCCATGGGAATCAACTGCTCGACGCCGATTTACCACGATGGTTTGGTCTTCGCTGCATCGGCCTACGGAAACGGTGGTGGAGCGGTCCAATTGAATAAGACGGACGACGGCACCATCGAAGCCGAAGAGGTCTATTTCACCTCGAACATGCAAAACCACCACGGCGGTATGATCGTGGTCGATGGTTGTCTGTACGGTGCCAACGGTGGCAACGGCGGTGGATTTCTCGCCTGCTTGGACTATCAAACCGGTGAAGTGCTGTGGCGTGAACGAAGTGCCCAGAAAGGTGCCTTGGCGATGGCGGATGGTCTGCTCTATCTGCGAACCGAGGATGGTACCGTTCTGCTGATTGAACCCAACCAGGAAGAATACGTCGAGAAGGGACGTTTCGAGCAGCCTGATCGAACCGATTCGCCGGCCTGGGCTCACCCGGTGATCGCCAATGGCAAGTTGTACATTCGCGATCACGACCTGCTGCTGTGCTACGACGTTGCGGAGAAATAA
- a CDS encoding HdeD family acid-resistance protein, with product MAEAKKASVTFLLIMGILTAILGVIAIGSPAVAGTAVVYIVGAIMLIAGISQVAMGLKAEGWSHKLLPLILGTVTTLGGIAVLAHPILGMEILTMILAAYFVAEGIWKVVASFSFRPAQGWLGMLFSGVITWLLGAMIWTQWPASGMWAIGILVGVDLLITGMALIFVAMTLGKIADKIEEVTTQSEPPSEDAAHA from the coding sequence ATGGCCGAAGCAAAAAAAGCAAGCGTTACCTTTCTTTTGATCATGGGCATTTTGACGGCGATATTGGGTGTGATCGCGATTGGGTCGCCGGCCGTTGCTGGTACCGCGGTCGTTTATATCGTGGGTGCCATCATGCTGATCGCTGGAATCTCGCAGGTTGCCATGGGGCTTAAAGCGGAAGGATGGTCCCATAAACTACTTCCGCTGATTCTTGGTACCGTGACGACGTTGGGTGGGATTGCCGTTCTCGCGCATCCGATTTTGGGGATGGAGATTCTGACGATGATTCTCGCGGCATACTTTGTTGCCGAAGGTATCTGGAAGGTCGTCGCTTCTTTCAGCTTTCGTCCAGCCCAAGGCTGGCTAGGGATGCTTTTTAGTGGCGTCATTACCTGGCTGTTGGGCGCGATGATCTGGACGCAGTGGCCCGCTTCGGGCATGTGGGCGATTGGCATTCTGGTAGGTGTCGATCTGTTGATCACCGGTATGGCGTTGATTTTCGTCGCGATGACTCTGGGAAAGATCGCGGACAAGATCGAGGAGGTCACCACCCAGTCCGAGCCTCCATCGGAAGATGCCGCTCACGCATAA
- a CDS encoding transglutaminase-like domain-containing protein — MANTQTTMRLQWLTLASAIAGVTAANVTIFDKLGTPIALAISAGWGLGIWLLFTLASRFGRDQTTARHPYFPPIVQATIMCAALAIPVVRVFGFGADERIDALLMESLRNLCATSAIFTFDPIRRRATLFIGLLLVLFSFTLESSLAVTICTLAELIIMAFWLSANESLPWETDGRYGATRWKPDFVITCTLLVLTGFAVTFFIYSDKERKVDKSLDSLARQKERRVKSDFSFQKEEEEIAIDHATNKKHGEDAEGSSQGKDEAKRRAHREQFREFSTIRSAPSENQDFEKLFSLDTTQVRHIPSTHYEQFNGKQWLAEKKSQLPAMTAQIADQQGLSKLLNADDLDYSKITQNLDITDENFLEQARTAIVKAMADQGAGTMSPDLSKISPSDLQRLMQSHPEWANEASLVVTHYELQALAEQMKSDPQLLWKFLATTRGNEYRQSSVLSKLRQWREAQEGPFLPDELAALVQEWTDGTDPGWEEIMGVVNGLRNHAEYDPQATIPAGETDSVFYFLVESKRGPDYLFASSAVVLLRSLGYPTRLVGGYYANENKRSWLTGNVAIEEDDVHYWAQVKLDDRVWVDIEPTPGFDIPSANDQEQATIALTVWNFLADHGVRIAGVLICVLVLAKLVIRPLESLIFYLLWRYWPWQTPREIVHKTQRLLRNRFKTAGIAPHAGQSFANCVLRLDPQQDCLQRYHTLGQQAIYHDDPSTNSTLKQELRKASREVVAWATPGRLKDTVRALDSAS, encoded by the coding sequence ATGGCTAATACGCAGACGACGATGCGTCTCCAATGGCTTACGCTGGCGTCGGCCATCGCCGGAGTTACCGCCGCCAACGTGACGATCTTCGACAAGTTGGGCACGCCCATCGCCCTGGCAATCAGCGCCGGTTGGGGGCTGGGAATCTGGTTACTCTTCACCCTGGCCAGCCGATTCGGCCGCGATCAAACAACCGCGAGACACCCTTATTTTCCGCCAATCGTTCAAGCAACCATCATGTGCGCGGCGTTGGCAATCCCAGTTGTCCGCGTCTTCGGATTCGGGGCCGACGAGCGTATCGATGCTCTGCTGATGGAGTCGCTGCGTAATCTGTGCGCGACCTCGGCGATCTTCACGTTCGACCCGATCCGTCGTCGGGCAACGCTGTTTATTGGACTACTGCTTGTTCTGTTTTCCTTCACGCTGGAAAGTTCGCTCGCGGTCACGATCTGTACCCTGGCCGAACTAATCATCATGGCATTCTGGTTGTCTGCCAATGAATCACTGCCATGGGAAACCGACGGTCGATATGGCGCTACCCGCTGGAAGCCAGACTTCGTGATTACCTGTACTTTGCTGGTGCTAACCGGTTTCGCGGTGACCTTCTTCATCTACTCGGATAAAGAAAGAAAGGTTGATAAGTCGTTGGATAGCCTCGCGCGGCAGAAGGAACGCCGAGTGAAGTCGGACTTTTCCTTTCAAAAGGAAGAGGAAGAGATTGCCATCGACCATGCCACGAACAAGAAACATGGCGAAGATGCCGAAGGGAGCAGCCAAGGCAAGGACGAGGCCAAACGGCGTGCCCACCGTGAACAGTTCCGGGAATTCTCGACGATCCGCAGTGCCCCCAGCGAGAATCAAGACTTTGAGAAGCTATTCAGCCTGGATACCACCCAAGTCCGCCACATACCTTCCACGCATTACGAACAATTCAACGGCAAGCAGTGGCTCGCCGAGAAGAAATCGCAACTACCTGCCATGACGGCGCAAATCGCCGATCAACAAGGATTGTCGAAGCTGCTCAATGCCGATGATCTCGACTATTCGAAGATCACTCAGAACTTGGATATCACCGACGAAAACTTTCTGGAACAGGCCCGCACGGCCATAGTCAAAGCAATGGCCGACCAAGGTGCCGGCACAATGTCGCCTGATCTCAGTAAGATCTCTCCTTCCGATCTGCAGCGTTTGATGCAAAGCCACCCAGAGTGGGCCAACGAAGCGTCCCTGGTCGTGACCCACTACGAGCTTCAGGCACTAGCCGAACAAATGAAGAGCGATCCCCAACTGCTCTGGAAGTTTTTAGCGACGACCCGCGGAAACGAATACCGCCAGTCCAGCGTTCTCTCCAAATTAAGGCAGTGGCGAGAAGCACAAGAGGGACCATTCCTGCCCGACGAGTTAGCCGCACTCGTTCAGGAGTGGACCGACGGCACTGATCCTGGTTGGGAGGAAATCATGGGGGTCGTTAATGGACTCCGCAATCACGCCGAGTACGATCCCCAGGCAACGATTCCGGCTGGCGAAACCGATTCCGTCTTCTACTTTCTCGTTGAATCCAAACGTGGCCCTGACTATCTCTTTGCGTCGTCCGCCGTCGTGCTGTTGCGGTCCCTCGGCTATCCGACTCGCCTGGTAGGTGGCTACTACGCCAACGAGAACAAACGCTCGTGGCTTACCGGTAACGTTGCCATTGAAGAAGACGACGTGCATTACTGGGCTCAGGTCAAACTCGATGATCGAGTGTGGGTCGATATTGAACCAACTCCTGGCTTTGACATCCCTTCGGCAAACGATCAGGAGCAAGCGACCATCGCGTTGACCGTATGGAATTTTCTCGCTGATCATGGCGTTCGAATTGCCGGCGTGCTGATTTGCGTGCTGGTGCTCGCGAAGCTGGTTATTCGTCCGCTTGAGAGCTTGATCTTTTACCTGCTCTGGCGTTACTGGCCCTGGCAAACACCTCGTGAAATTGTTCATAAGACGCAGCGATTGCTCCGAAACCGGTTCAAAACAGCCGGTATTGCGCCGCACGCAGGGCAATCCTTTGCCAACTGTGTTCTTCGTCTCGATCCGCAGCAAGATTGTTTGCAGCGCTATCACACGCTAGGGCAACAAGCAATCTATCATGATGACCCATCCACCAATTCAACCCTCAAGCAAGAGCTTCGTAAAGCTTCGCGAGAAGTGGTTGCCTGGGCGACCCCCGGGCGTTTGAAGGATACCGTCCGCGCGTTGGATTCCGCCAGCTAA
- a CDS encoding AAA family ATPase codes for MTSSHEMASPTTSADLDAEAVLGRLRNRLNEHLRGKPETVQLVLACLLARGNLLIEDLPGLGKTTLAKALSEAIGGRFSRVQCTPDLLPGDVTGFNIFNQQTSQFEFHEGPVFADVVLADEINRATPRTQSALLEAMAEHQVTIDNHTYRLSETFFVIATQNPEELHGTFPLPEAQLDRFSMKISIGAPDRNSLMELMKSRGGVLEGFQEAEEPILNRTQLLQLQQQAASVETGEMLLEYVADLAEAFSANNKFTGHVSPRGILQWLRCAQAWAYLQGRQFVTADDVQHVALPVISARSTGGSAQSRQVIGDLIAEVNVPF; via the coding sequence ATGACCTCCTCCCATGAAATGGCTTCCCCGACAACCTCGGCAGACCTGGATGCTGAAGCGGTCCTGGGCCGGCTGCGTAATCGCCTGAACGAGCATCTGCGCGGCAAACCGGAAACCGTACAGCTCGTACTTGCCTGTCTGCTTGCCCGCGGAAATCTGTTGATTGAGGATCTGCCGGGTCTGGGCAAAACGACGCTGGCCAAGGCCCTCTCGGAAGCCATCGGCGGGCGTTTCTCGCGCGTTCAATGTACGCCGGACTTGCTGCCGGGAGACGTCACCGGATTCAACATCTTTAATCAGCAAACGTCACAATTCGAGTTTCACGAGGGGCCTGTCTTTGCCGATGTGGTCTTGGCCGACGAGATCAATCGTGCCACGCCCCGCACTCAGAGTGCCTTGCTGGAAGCCATGGCAGAGCACCAGGTAACCATTGACAATCACACCTACCGGCTTTCTGAAACGTTCTTTGTCATCGCCACGCAAAACCCGGAAGAACTACACGGCACGTTTCCGCTTCCAGAAGCACAGCTCGATCGCTTCTCGATGAAGATCAGCATCGGCGCGCCGGACCGAAACAGCTTGATGGAACTCATGAAATCGCGCGGCGGCGTATTGGAAGGGTTTCAAGAGGCCGAAGAGCCTATTTTGAATCGCACGCAGCTTCTTCAGCTGCAGCAGCAAGCCGCTTCGGTCGAAACAGGCGAAATGCTACTCGAGTACGTCGCTGATCTCGCCGAAGCATTCAGCGCCAATAATAAGTTCACCGGTCATGTGAGTCCGCGAGGCATCCTGCAGTGGCTGCGTTGTGCGCAGGCCTGGGCCTACCTGCAAGGTCGCCAGTTCGTCACAGCGGATGACGTGCAACACGTGGCGTTACCGGTGATTTCGGCCCGTTCGACGGGAGGTTCCGCCCAAAGCCGTCAAGTGATTGGTGACCTGATCGCTGAGGTCAATGTCCCTTTCTAA
- a CDS encoding zinc-binding dehydrogenase: protein MKVGIVGLGGLGHMGIKFAHALGAHTVVFTTSPSKKEDALRLGADEVIISRNADEMQKHAGSFNSILDTLSAPHDMNALLGMLTTDGNLTLVGASEQPIEVSGFSLLFGRRSLSGSIIGGIAETQEMLDFCGEKNITSDVEVIPIQKVNEAYERLLKSDVKYRFFIDMESLKTA from the coding sequence ATGAAGGTCGGCATTGTTGGCCTGGGCGGGCTGGGACACATGGGTATTAAGTTCGCTCACGCGCTGGGGGCCCACACGGTCGTCTTCACGACTTCGCCTAGCAAGAAGGAAGACGCCCTGCGTTTGGGTGCCGATGAAGTGATCATCTCTCGCAATGCAGACGAGATGCAAAAGCACGCCGGCAGTTTCAACTCTATCCTCGATACGCTCTCGGCTCCGCACGATATGAACGCGCTACTGGGGATGCTTACGACCGACGGTAATCTGACCTTGGTCGGGGCCAGCGAACAGCCGATCGAGGTCTCTGGGTTTTCGCTGCTATTTGGACGCCGAAGTCTGTCAGGCTCGATCATTGGCGGCATTGCGGAAACGCAGGAGATGCTCGATTTCTGTGGTGAAAAGAACATCACGTCGGATGTCGAAGTGATTCCGATTCAGAAAGTGAACGAGGCGTACGAACGTCTTTTAAAATCAGATGTTAAGTATCGTTTTTTCATTGACATGGAATCGCTGAAAACGGCGTAA
- a CDS encoding sulfatase-like hydrolase/transferase — protein MLRFAVGFALLLVCSSPLLAEKTQRPNIVVIMADDIGYECLGCYGSEAYPTPNIDRLAAEGLRFDNAHSQPICTPSRVQIMTGIYNNRNYIRFGMLDPKAVTFANLLRDAGYQTCIAGKWQLDGGFDGPRQFGFDHYCLWQLTRRPSRYPNPGLEIDGKEVDFKNGEFGPDVVSDYVCDFIQTHQDKPFLVYYPMIAPHWPFLPTPDHPDWDPTMWRDAKNEPGGYKGPKYWDAMVRYTDKMVGKVVDKLDELNLREKTLILWTGDNGTYESVVTPFHGRDYRGGKGKTKDNGTHVGFVASWPGTIEQGKVAADLVDFSDVLPTVLEVAGVEVPKKLEVDGVSLAPVFHGHERAKPYIYCWYERNGMRGKASQHVRDSQYKVYASGQIYDVVEDPLEKNDLAGSMPPGSEPERIAMLRRALGKHEAITKASDAKQRALQEKHGKK, from the coding sequence ATGCTGAGATTCGCCGTTGGTTTCGCCCTCCTTTTGGTTTGCTCTTCTCCCCTCTTGGCAGAAAAAACGCAGCGGCCGAACATTGTCGTCATCATGGCGGACGATATCGGCTATGAGTGCCTGGGATGCTACGGGAGCGAGGCCTATCCTACGCCGAATATCGATCGTCTGGCCGCGGAAGGGTTACGTTTCGACAACGCTCATTCACAGCCGATCTGTACCCCTTCACGTGTGCAGATCATGACGGGCATTTACAACAATCGAAATTACATTCGATTTGGAATGCTCGATCCCAAAGCGGTCACTTTTGCCAACCTGTTGCGCGATGCCGGTTACCAGACGTGTATCGCTGGAAAATGGCAACTCGACGGCGGTTTCGACGGGCCACGTCAGTTTGGTTTCGATCATTACTGTTTGTGGCAACTCACGCGGCGTCCGAGTCGTTACCCGAACCCCGGCTTAGAAATCGATGGCAAAGAAGTCGACTTCAAGAATGGTGAGTTCGGTCCCGACGTGGTGAGTGACTACGTTTGCGACTTCATCCAGACGCACCAGGATAAGCCATTCCTTGTTTATTACCCGATGATCGCTCCCCACTGGCCGTTTTTGCCGACCCCTGATCATCCCGACTGGGACCCCACGATGTGGCGGGACGCGAAGAACGAACCAGGCGGATACAAAGGACCGAAGTATTGGGACGCCATGGTGCGTTACACCGACAAGATGGTCGGCAAGGTCGTCGATAAGCTGGACGAACTCAACCTGCGCGAGAAGACGTTGATCTTATGGACCGGTGATAACGGAACGTACGAGTCGGTCGTCACGCCGTTTCATGGAAGAGACTATCGCGGTGGAAAGGGAAAGACGAAGGACAACGGAACGCATGTCGGTTTCGTGGCGAGTTGGCCAGGCACGATCGAGCAAGGCAAGGTCGCCGCGGACCTGGTCGACTTCAGCGATGTGCTGCCGACGGTCCTTGAGGTGGCTGGGGTCGAAGTGCCTAAAAAGCTGGAAGTCGACGGAGTCAGCCTGGCCCCGGTCTTTCATGGCCACGAGAGGGCCAAGCCATACATCTATTGCTGGTACGAACGCAACGGGATGCGTGGGAAAGCGTCGCAGCATGTTCGTGACTCGCAGTACAAAGTGTATGCCAGCGGTCAAATCTACGATGTCGTTGAGGATCCACTCGAAAAGAATGATCTGGCCGGCAGCATGCCCCCAGGTTCAGAGCCGGAACGCATTGCGATGCTTCGCCGAGCGCTAGGCAAGCACGAAGCAATCACCAAAGCATCCGATGCGAAGCAGAGAGCCTTGCAGGAGAAGCACGGCAAGAAGTAA
- a CDS encoding aldo/keto reductase, with amino-acid sequence MQKRTLGTSGLEVSAIGLGCMGMTAYYGPGKDKEEMKSLLLAAVERGVTLFDTAEVYGPFANEEVVGEGLESVRDQVVLATKFGFDLTGPDKVPGAIGLNSRPEHIKEVCEQSLKRLRTDRIDLFYQHRVDPNVPIEEVAGAVQELIAEGKVKHFGMSEAGIETIRRAHAVQPVAALQSEYSLWWRRIENEMLPVLEELGIGLVPYSPLGRGFLAGALKGTTKLDDKDFRAKLPRFSPEALEANQSLVNVLQEVASRMNATAAQICLAWLLAQKPWIVPIPGTTNLNRLEENLAAASMQLTAEDLSDIEDAAAKVAVHGERYPEHLEQMTGL; translated from the coding sequence ATGCAAAAGCGAACGCTTGGAACTAGCGGACTCGAGGTCTCGGCCATTGGCCTGGGCTGTATGGGCATGACGGCCTATTACGGCCCCGGCAAGGACAAGGAGGAAATGAAATCGTTGCTACTGGCAGCGGTTGAACGAGGCGTGACGCTATTCGACACCGCCGAGGTTTACGGTCCCTTTGCCAATGAAGAGGTCGTCGGCGAAGGGTTGGAATCGGTACGCGATCAGGTTGTGTTGGCAACCAAGTTTGGATTTGATTTGACCGGTCCTGATAAGGTGCCTGGGGCCATCGGACTGAATAGTCGGCCCGAGCATATCAAGGAGGTCTGCGAGCAGTCTCTTAAGCGGCTGCGAACCGATCGGATCGATTTATTCTATCAGCATCGCGTCGATCCCAACGTGCCGATCGAGGAAGTCGCCGGTGCGGTTCAGGAGTTGATTGCCGAAGGTAAGGTCAAGCACTTTGGCATGTCCGAAGCAGGCATCGAGACCATTCGCCGGGCTCATGCCGTGCAGCCGGTCGCGGCGCTGCAAAGTGAGTATTCGCTGTGGTGGCGGCGGATCGAAAACGAAATGTTGCCGGTACTGGAAGAACTCGGCATCGGCTTGGTTCCCTACAGCCCGCTGGGCCGCGGATTTCTGGCCGGGGCACTCAAGGGAACGACGAAGCTGGATGATAAGGACTTCCGCGCTAAGCTACCGCGTTTTAGCCCCGAGGCCTTAGAGGCGAATCAATCCCTGGTGAATGTCTTGCAGGAAGTCGCCAGTCGAATGAATGCGACCGCCGCCCAGATTTGCCTGGCTTGGCTGTTGGCTCAGAAGCCGTGGATCGTGCCAATACCGGGCACAACGAATCTTAATAGGCTGGAAGAAAATCTGGCGGCCGCTTCGATGCAGCTTACGGCTGAGGATCTCTCAGATATCGAAGACGCAGCAGCGAAGGTGGCCGTCCACGGCGAACGCTATCCAGAGCATTTGGAGCAGATGACCGGGCTGTAG
- a CDS encoding DUF58 domain-containing protein: MNPTPKTPSASTSRGQTSHPMGWVLVCVMGASVMCGVVWHGRAFIVTGTLLLIAAVGVLLPYLSIQKLLAKITPLQYRGQVGQEMPVRIQVENQNWWTWGTTVLRLSERPSGSSPEGYQHEHMVPRIERKGTTNDVVSLVPSARGLFPDQTGTLVTRFPFGLFTATKTFPIPNQAIIWPEIVPLAGRVSDSRYSGYESSATSARHWGDEGDIAGPRPYRPGESLRRVHWRHTARRGDLIVCERESTSSRRLRIRLDLEKQNSDDIEAAEAYEAAISIAASLISQAVGDNWHVDFELSGHRSWEGIDQNGLLPVFDYLAMLDTENHPREVEYPSTTRRDTMRSVLVTQRPLGESYPDSWHDEILCTSPIEPAPGQGARCVWLPPHSDWRNTIQQTGSVLYG, from the coding sequence ATGAACCCTACGCCTAAGACACCTTCTGCCAGCACTTCAAGAGGTCAAACTTCGCATCCCATGGGATGGGTGTTGGTTTGCGTGATGGGTGCGTCGGTCATGTGCGGAGTTGTCTGGCACGGTCGCGCGTTCATCGTGACCGGGACATTACTACTGATCGCAGCCGTCGGGGTTCTTCTACCTTATCTGTCGATCCAAAAGCTGCTCGCCAAAATCACTCCTTTGCAGTACCGCGGACAAGTAGGGCAAGAGATGCCGGTTCGGATTCAAGTCGAAAATCAGAACTGGTGGACCTGGGGGACGACAGTCCTCCGTCTCAGTGAACGTCCGTCAGGAAGTAGCCCGGAAGGGTATCAGCACGAACACATGGTGCCGCGTATCGAGCGTAAGGGAACGACCAACGACGTCGTTTCGCTGGTCCCTAGTGCACGCGGCCTGTTTCCCGATCAAACTGGCACGCTCGTCACGCGATTCCCCTTCGGGCTTTTCACCGCCACGAAGACCTTTCCTATCCCCAACCAAGCGATCATTTGGCCCGAGATCGTTCCGTTAGCCGGTCGCGTCAGCGACTCTCGCTATTCGGGTTACGAAAGTTCAGCGACCAGTGCTCGTCACTGGGGGGATGAAGGGGACATTGCCGGACCACGTCCCTATCGGCCTGGCGAATCCCTCCGCCGCGTTCATTGGCGGCATACGGCCCGACGCGGTGATTTGATCGTTTGCGAACGGGAATCGACTTCTTCGCGGCGGCTGCGAATCCGACTCGATCTTGAAAAGCAAAACTCGGACGACATCGAAGCGGCCGAGGCGTATGAAGCCGCGATCAGTATTGCTGCCAGCCTCATTTCACAAGCCGTCGGTGATAACTGGCATGTCGATTTTGAATTGTCCGGTCATCGCTCGTGGGAAGGAATCGACCAGAACGGACTGTTGCCGGTGTTTGACTATCTCGCCATGCTCGATACGGAAAATCACCCTCGGGAAGTCGAGTACCCCTCCACGACTCGACGCGATACCATGCGATCGGTGCTTGTAACCCAGCGTCCGCTTGGTGAAAGCTACCCCGATAGTTGGCACGACGAAATCCTGTGCACCAGTCCCATCGAACCCGCGCCAGGGCAGGGTGCTCGTTGTGTATGGCTACCGCCCCACAGTGACTGGCGTAACACGATTCAGCAAACGGGATCGGTACTGTATGGCTAA